One Hippoglossus hippoglossus isolate fHipHip1 chromosome 13, fHipHip1.pri, whole genome shotgun sequence genomic window carries:
- the lpar6a gene encoding lysophosphatidic acid receptor 6a yields the protein MYNSTTLPTDSFTSSWAGNHSANCSRNDEFKYPLYSAVFSIVFVVGLITNAVAIYIFTCTLKLRNETTTYMMNLVVSDLLFVFTLPLRVFYFNNQNWPFGSTLCKVSVSLFYTNMYGSMLFLTCISVDRFLAIVHPFRSRTLRTKRNAKIVCVAVWVLVLSGSLPTGFLLDSTSEVDNKTACFENFSSKQWKAHLSKMVIFIETVGFIIPLLLNICCSIMVLQTLRQPDTISRGGKLNKTKILRMIIVHLCIFCFCFIPYNVNLVFYSLVRTKTLKGCWVESVVRTIYPVALCIAVSNCCFDPIVYYFTSETIQNSIKRKSLVGRTYDAKFSEALHSETSSNLQHSLRNLKAKVFHNESSV from the coding sequence ATGTACAACTCTACGACACTCCCCACTGACAGCTTTACCTCGTCGTGGGCTGGGAATCACTCGGCCAACTGCAGCAGGAACGATGAGTTCAAATACCCTCTGTACAGTGCGGTGTTCAGCATCGTGTTCGTGGTGGGACTCATCACCAACGCCGTGGCCATCTACATATTCACCTGCACCCTGAAGCTGAGGAATGAGACCACCACCTACATGATGAACCTGGTGGTGTCGGACCTGCTGTTCGTCTTCACGCTGCCGCTGAGGGTCTTCTACTTCAACAACCAGAACTGGCCTTTTGGGAGCACGCTGTGCAAGGTGTCCGTCTCGCTGTTCTACACCAACATGTACGGCAGCATGCTCTTTCTCACCTGCATCAGTGTGGATCGCTTCCTAGCCATCGTGCACCCCTTTCGCTCAAGGACGCTCAGGACTAAACGCAACGCAAAGATAGTGTGCGTCGCCGTGTGGGTGCTGGTGCTGTCGGGGAGCCTCCCCACGGGGTTCCTGCTGGATTCAACCTCGGAGGTGGACAACAAGACCGCCTGCTTCGAGAACTTCTCGTCCAAGCAGTGGAAAGCTCATCTGTCCAAGATGGTGATATTCATAGAGACAGTGGGCTTCATCATCCCGCTGCTTCTCAACATCTGCTGCTCCATCATGGTGTTGCAGACGTTGCGTCAGCCCGACACCATCAGCCGCGGGGGGAagctgaacaaaacaaagatccTGCGCATGATAATTGTTCACCTCTGTatcttttgtttctgcttcatCCCTTATAATGTAAACTTGGTTTTCTATTCTCTGGTCCGGACCAAAACTTTAAAAGGCTGCTGGGTGGAGTCCGTGGTTCGGACCATCTACCCGGTGGCCCTCTGCATCGCTGTGTCCAACTGCTGCTTCGACCCCATTGTTTACTACTTCACCTCAGAGACCATCCAGAACTCCATCAAGAGGAAGTCTCTGGTCGGGCGCACGTATGACGCCAAGTTCTCCGAGGCGCTGCATTCAGAAACCAGCTCCAACCTGCAGCACAGCCTGAGGAATCTAAAAGCTAAAGTCTTTCACAATGAGTCTTCTGTGTGA